The Pyricularia oryzae 70-15 chromosome 5, whole genome shotgun sequence genome includes a region encoding these proteins:
- a CDS encoding CMGC protein kinase, with protein MFTRRIPRFYCVFQVRTGTLRRISYQTLRQLHPSLRSIPIACPSRAASGNAIPSDNDSPLPPSIFPTEGFKIIDSSTPVEEETLPFYRPELFYPVRLGEVFQNRYQVVAKLGYGASSTVWLGHDLIEQRYVALKIFVNRIPRNPELEVLQHLESIQSEHNGREFMRLLEASFQSQSLGGLHDVFVLRPLGLSLQALQRYQPNRVLYENVATSTAQCALIALNFLHEEAKVVYTDLHSGNLLLGISNESLLAQYEQNELEKPTPRKILANRVIHVSQISFNVGKVPHLCDFGHARICINGQLQQGRAMPIQYRTPEMLLDMPWDYSVDLWALALTIWDMLEPEPLFKVYNHDSSLNEAFHLAHMVALLGPPPLDFLKRSATSAKYWDDDGKWKGSVPIPSPTSLESRFTQFDGERKTIFLDFIRKLLAWDPQQRPSSGDAYMHPWLAEVRGEGDDS; from the exons ATGTTCACACGCAGAATTCCTCGTTTTTATTGCGTATTTCAAGTGCGTACAGGTACATTACGTCGTATCTCTTATCAAACCTTACGCCAGTTACATCCATCCTTACGTTCAATCCCGATCGCCTGTCCCAGTCGCGCTGCATCTGGTAACGCAATACCGTCAGACAATGATTCGCCATTACCACCCAGTATATTCCCCACAGAAGGGTTCAAAATAATCGATTCGTCCACGCCGGTTGAAGAGGAAACACTTCCCTTCTACCGTCCTGAGTTATTCTATCCTGTGCGCCTAGGCGAAGTTTTCCAGAATCGCTACCAGGTCGTTGCGAAGCTGGGGTATGGCGCCTCGTCCACAGTATGGCTCGGTCACGATCTCAT CGAACAACGATATGTCGCACTCAAGATTTTTGTCAACAGAATTCCTCGCAATCCAGAGCTGGAGGTCTTGCAGCATCTTGAAAGCATCCAGTCTGAGCATAATGGACGTGAATTTATGCGGCTGCTGGAGGCATCCTTCCAATCGCAAAGTTTGGGGGGTTTGCATGACGTGTTCGTCCTTCGTCCCCTAGGCCTAAGCCTTCAGGCGTTACAAAGATATCAGCCGAACCGTGTGCTCTATGAAAACGTCGCTACCTCCACTGCACAATGCGCCCTCATCGCGCTTAATTTTTTACACGAGGAAGCAAAGGTGGTTTACACGG ATCTTCATTCCGGAAATCTACTACTCGGAATATCCAACGAGTCCCTTTTGGCACAATATGAACAAAATGAGTTGGAAAAACCTACGCCACGAAAGATTCTTGCGAATCGTGTGATTCACGTTTCCCAGATTTCCTTTAACGTGGGGAAAGTTCCGCATCTTTGTGATTTTGGCCATGCTCGCATTTGCATTAACGGACAGTTACAGCAAGGGCGTGCAATGCCTATCCAATACCGCACGCCTGAAATGTTGTTGGATATGCCTTGGGATTATTCGGTTGATCTATGGGCCCTTGCGCTAACG ATATGGGATATGCTGGAGCCTGAACCCTTATTTAAGGTCTACAATCATGACAGTAGTCTTAATGAAGCGTTCCACCTTGCTCATATGGTAGCACTATTAGGCCCACCACCTTTGGATTTTTTAAAGAGGAGTGCCACCTCAGCAAAATATTGGGATGATGATGGAAAGTGGAAAGGGTCTGTCCCGATCCCGTCGCCGACGAGTCTCGAGTCCCGGTTTACGCAATTCGATGGGGAGCGCAAGACAATATTCCTCGATTTTATTCGGAAATTGCTCGcatgggatccacaacagcGACCTTCAAGTGGAGATGCGTATATGCATCCATGGCTAGCTGAAGTTCGGGGAGAGGGAGATGATTCGTAA